One stretch of Scophthalmus maximus strain ysfricsl-2021 chromosome 12, ASM2237912v1, whole genome shotgun sequence DNA includes these proteins:
- the LOC124850851 gene encoding mucin-5AC-like: MAATTTTATLTTTTDPTTTTAAPTTTTGVPPTITTTPSTTSTSAPTTTTAASTTTAVPTTTTVALTTTTPAPTTTTTATTRTTVAPTTTTAAPTTTTAALTTTGTAATTTTANPTTTAAPATSTIATTTTGAPTTTTAATTTTTAPTTTTAAPTTTTTAATTTTATATTTTPAPTSTTTAAPTTRTTAATSTTSAPTTTTAAPTTTTPPTTTTVAPTTTTTALTTTTMAATTTTATLTTTTDPTTTTAAPTTTTGVPPTITTTPSTTTTAVPTTTTVALTTTTPAPTTTTTATTTTTAAPTTTTTVTTTTTAPTTTTVAPTTTTTAPTTTTVATTTTTTAPTTTTVAPTTTTTAQLLTEATTNLTPEHVYSIQADLPDEPYTADLDDRTSSRYKNLEKRLVGPCNKIYKRKYPVTFSHCKVKSFRPVSARTRANGTEADLGVVFFNTVAILDLPTENKVAQVLIDSVNNSNNTFNVTINTGTIQVIASPVGSTNATAATTTAVPITAAPATAAPATVAPATAAPATVAPATAAPATVELTTRLVVFRSVLDTFTDDLLDTSSAAFKSRASNIKRQLEPRYQKEFPFSFKSLDVVEFRSGSVFNNMHLIFQGSSVLTRAEIANVLLSAASSVTNFDIEGSSIAVDGISSSGVSQKISLVTASCLVLLSLLMSSQQ, translated from the exons atggcagccactacaacaactgctacttTGACCACAACTACTgacccgacaacaacaactgctgctccaacaacaacaactggtgtTCCTCCTACAATTACAACTACACCATCAACTACATCAActtctgctccaacaacaacgacggcagcatctacaacaactgctgttccaacaacaacaactgttgctctgacaacaacaactcctgccccgacaacaacaactacggcaacAACTAgaacaactgttgctcctacaacaacaactgctgctccgacaacaacaactgctgccctgacaacaacaggaacggcagcaacaacaacaactgctaatccaacaacaactgctgctccagcaaCATCTACGatagcaactacaacaactggtgctccaacaacaactacagcagccactacaacaactactgccccgacaacaacaactgctgccccgaccacaacaaccacggcagcaactacaacaactgctactgcaacaacaacaactcctgccccgacatcaacaacaactgctgctccaacaacaagaactacagcagcaacttcaacaacatctgctccaacaacaactacagcagcccctacaacaactactcccccgacaacaacaactgttgctcctacaacaacaactactgccctgacaacaacaactatggcagccactacaacaactgctacttTGACCACAACTACTgacccgacaacaacaactgctgctccaacaacaacaactggtgtTCCTCCTACAATTACAACTACACCatcaactacaacaactgctgttccaacaacaacaactgttgctctgacaacaacaactcctgccccgacaacaacaactacggcaacaactacaacaactgctgctccaacaacaactacaacagttactacaacaactactgccccaacaacaacaactgttgctcctacaacaacaactactgccccaacaacaacaactgttgctactactacaacaactactgccccaacaacaacaaccgttgctcctacaacaacaactactgcccaacTCCTCACTGAGGCAACAACCAACTTGACTCCTGAACATGTTTATTCCATCCAAGCTGACCTGCCAGACGAGCCATATACAGCTGATCTTGATGACCGAACCAGCAGTCGAtacaaaaatcttgaaaaacgaCTTGTAGGGCCA tgtaataaaatatacaaacggaaatatcctgtcaccttttctcactgcaaagtgaagagtttcag ACCTGTTTCTGCGCGAACAAGAGCAAACGGAACTGAGGCAGATTTGGGGGTTGTGTTCTTTAACACTGTTGCCATTTTAGATCTCCCAACGGAGAACAAAGTTGCTCAAGTCTTAATAGACAGTGTAAATAAttccaacaacacattcaacgtgACCATAAATACTGGGACAATTCAAGTAATAG CAAGTCCAGTTGGAAGTACTAatgcaactgctgcaacaacaaccGCTGTACCTATAACTGCTGCACCTGCAACCGCTGCACCTGCAACTGTAGCACCTGCAACCGCTGCACCTGCAACTGTAGCACCTGCAACCGCTGCACCTGCAACTGTAGAACTCACAACAAGACTGGTGGTTTTCAGATCTGTTCTAGACACATTTACAGATGACTTGTTGGACacatcatctgctgcttttaaaagtAGAGCTTCTAATATAAAGAGACAG cTTGAACCTCGCTACCAAAAAGAATTCCCCTTTTCCTTCAAGTCCTTGGACGTTGTGGAATTCAG AAGTGGATCAGTCTTCAACAACATGCATCTTATCTTCCAAGGCTCATCTGTTCTTACTAGAGCTGAGATTGCGAATGTTTTGCTGAGTGCAGCTTCAAGCGTCACCAACTTCGACATTGAAGGCAGCTCCATCGCCGTGGATGGCATAT CTTCAAGTGGAGTAAGCCAAAAGATCAGTCTCGTCACTGCATCCTGTCTGGTGCTGTTGTCATTGCTAATGTCAAGCCAGCAATAG